One part of the [Synechococcus] sp. NIES-970 genome encodes these proteins:
- a CDS encoding permease, major facilitator superfamily: MERQRTGILWQRVMAIAAVQVAITLMWIVYRAYLGQLLGGWGFSEAFTAQILMIEVVLALAMEPIFGVLSDRQQRFLGSRLPLIVLGVILSAVIFIGLPVLGLWQLSWRWLLPTVAIAWALAMTIFRAPIYVLLLKSTPNQAELPLALSVLTMVIGVMGVLRPTLQNLLLAWGPLPAFMAGSVTLVAASFCLGLCLPQQPTAPVTERSSPPNAFPGGGFSKTIAMAIAITWGGSLLLSQWLQRFGTIALGGGLTGAMGLNLLLALLAIPVGWLTLRWRRYPLLAIAFGWLTVIFLVLLGAPPQDAGYVVVACLWAWAFGTVRNGTLPYIFSTMPEDWAGLGVGVFFGVAGVADLALSQWLSGTVLPVRNLIGLVCLLIGLGLALMPGQENQAQILSSDEVQEPLK; encoded by the coding sequence ATGGAGCGACAACGGACGGGGATTCTGTGGCAACGGGTGATGGCGATCGCCGCCGTGCAGGTGGCGATTACATTGATGTGGATTGTCTACCGGGCCTATCTTGGTCAATTGCTCGGCGGTTGGGGTTTTTCGGAGGCTTTTACGGCGCAGATTTTGATGATCGAGGTGGTTTTGGCCCTGGCGATGGAGCCAATTTTTGGCGTTTTGAGCGATCGCCAACAGCGGTTTTTGGGGAGTCGGTTGCCTTTAATTGTCCTGGGGGTAATCCTCTCGGCGGTGATTTTTATTGGTTTACCCGTTTTGGGACTGTGGCAACTGTCCTGGCGCTGGCTTTTACCAACGGTGGCGATCGCCTGGGCCTTAGCGATGACGATCTTTCGGGCCCCAATCTATGTGCTGTTACTCAAAAGTACCCCCAACCAAGCGGAGTTACCCCTCGCCCTGTCGGTGCTGACGATGGTGATCGGCGTTATGGGGGTGCTGAGGCCAACGCTTCAAAATTTGCTGCTGGCTTGGGGGCCGCTCCCTGCCTTTATGGCGGGATCAGTGACCTTGGTGGCAGCATCCTTCTGCCTGGGGCTGTGCTTACCACAACAACCCACAGCGCCCGTGACAGAAAGATCGTCGCCCCCTAATGCTTTCCCTGGTGGGGGCTTTAGTAAAACGATCGCCATGGCGATCGCCATCACCTGGGGCGGCTCCCTGTTACTTAGTCAATGGCTACAACGTTTCGGCACCATTGCCCTAGGCGGTGGGCTGACGGGGGCAATGGGTTTAAATCTCCTGCTGGCTCTCCTTGCTATTCCCGTGGGCTGGCTCACACTGCGCTGGCGCCGTTATCCCCTGTTGGCGATCGCCTTTGGTTGGTTAACGGTCATTTTCTTAGTGCTACTGGGAGCGCCGCCCCAGGATGCAGGCTATGTGGTGGTGGCGTGCCTATGGGCCTGGGCCTTTGGTACCGTGAGAAATGGCACTTTACCTTATATTTTCAGCACAATGCCAGAGGATTGGGCTGGCCTGGGGGTCGGGGTTTTCTTTGGGGTAGCCGGGGTTGCAGATCTGGCACTCTCCCAATGGCTATCTGGCACCGTTCTCCCTGTACGAAACTTGATTGGTCTGGTCTGTTTGCTCATTGGCCTGGGCCTCGCCCTAATGCCTGGCCAAGAGAACCAGGCCCAAATCCTAAGCAGTGACGAGGTTCAAGAGCCCCTCAAATAA
- the purQ gene encoding phosphoribosylformylglycinamidine synthase I, with product MKFGVIVFPGSNCDRDMAMVTEGIFGQPTRMVWHQETDISDLDVIAVPGGFSYGDYLRCGAIARFSPVMQSVIDHANQGKYVLGVCNGFQVLTEVGLLPGALVRNRDLHFICDRQFLRVENNGQVWTRGYRPNQVINIPIAHGEGRYHADPDTLKAIEDQGQVLFRYCDAQGNVDEAANPNGSLNNIAGITNTAGNVLGMMPHPERAADHSLGLVDGKGLFEGLLNLVTA from the coding sequence ATGAAATTTGGTGTGATTGTTTTTCCTGGCTCAAACTGCGATCGCGATATGGCGATGGTGACGGAAGGGATTTTTGGGCAACCGACCCGTATGGTCTGGCACCAGGAAACGGATATTTCCGATCTAGATGTGATTGCTGTCCCAGGGGGCTTTAGCTACGGGGATTATCTCCGCTGTGGGGCGATCGCCCGCTTTTCGCCAGTGATGCAGAGTGTGATCGACCATGCCAACCAAGGGAAATATGTCTTGGGGGTTTGTAACGGCTTCCAGGTGTTGACGGAAGTGGGCCTACTGCCGGGGGCATTGGTGCGCAATCGGGACCTGCATTTCATTTGCGATCGCCAATTTCTCCGGGTCGAAAATAATGGGCAGGTTTGGACAAGGGGTTATCGCCCCAACCAGGTGATCAATATTCCCATCGCCCATGGGGAAGGCCGCTACCATGCCGACCCAGATACCCTCAAGGCGATCGAAGACCAGGGCCAGGTACTGTTCCGCTATTGTGATGCCCAAGGAAATGTGGACGAGGCCGCCAATCCCAATGGCTCTTTAAACAATATTGCCGGGATTACCAACACCGCTGGGAATGTTTTGGGGATGATGCCTCACCCAGAACGGGCGGCGGATCATAGTCTCGGTTTAGTCGATGGCAAAGGCTTATTTGAGGGGCTCTTGAACCTCGTCACTGCTTAG